The DNA window CGGCGATTTCTCGCTGCGCGTTATTCCCAACATTCACAGCGCACTCGACCACAAGCAGTACTACAACAACGGGCGCGGCATTGTAGGCACGGCACCGCGCGGGCTCAAGGCTCCGCTGCGTCGCAAGGACTACGTGGAAGGCGGCAATCTCGCGTATCTCCTGCGCTTTGCGGGGCACGAGCTGTTGATCATGGGTTCCATGAACTACATCGAACGCGAGATGGAAGGGCTGCGCCCTGACATCGCACTCGTGGGCGCCAACAGCCAGCGTCTCGAGATCCATGATTACACCGGTCGTCTGCTCCGTGCGCTCGGCAAGCCGGCGCTGGTGATTCCGTCGCACGCCGATGCCTACGGCAATCCCAACCCTACGGCGGCGGCGATTGCTGACCGCGCGCTCTTTCTCAAAGAAGTGAAAGCAGCGTCGCCCAAGAGCCGCGTGATTGTGCCGACCTGGTTTGAGCCGATTGTGGTGCCGGCGCGTCCGTAGCGGTATCGCCTGCTGATTCGCGCATGCTACAGATCGATCACGACACCTCTCTACCTACTGCCCGCAGGCATATGCACACCAAGACCAGCCGTTCCTCCGTACTTGTCGCGTTCGGCGCGGCACTGTTGCTCACCGGTTGCGCACTCGCTCCCGCGCCGCAGACGGCCGGAACTCCGGCGCCTGCCAAACAGGTGATCAACCCGCCGGGCATCTCGCCGCTTGTGCCGGCGTACTCGGTGGCGGTGCGCGCTGGTGATTTTGTCTTCGTTTCCGGCATGACGGGGATCAAGCCGGGCACACAGGACATCATTGACGGTGGCGTGGCGGTGCAGACCCGTCAGACGATGGAAAACATTCGCACGTCGTTGACGGCCGCGGGGGCCACGCTCGACGACGTGGTGGAGTGCACGGTGTTCCTGAAAGACATGGCGGACTACGCGGCGATGAACGGGGTGTACACGCAGTTCTTTCGCGTAGACCCGCCGGCGCGGGCTACGCTCGCGGTGACCGCGCTGCCGAGGCCGGCGGCGCTGGTGGAGATTAAGTGCAGTGCGCGGGTGCGGCGCGGCGGGTGAGCGGCGAGTACTGGCTGCACGTTCGTACGCACCAACGATGAACTAGCGTACCGGCGATGTTACGAGCTGGGATGATTTCGGCGAGACGAGGCTCATGACCGAGACGTCCTCGTCGAGCGACTCCCACCGAATTCCAACGCCAGGGCCTATCAGCCGCCAGTCTCGTAGCTCTCGCAGCGTAGCCCCTGCCAGCTTCGGGAATCGGCTCCGCGCACAACGGACCACGCGACCGTCAGTGAGGTCGACGAAAATACGTCGATCTACAATACGCACCCCAACCGCGCGTGGACGAGCCAACGCGGCCAGAACTCGCTTGCGATTAGCGCTCGTTGTGCGTTTTGAAGTAGGCATGCCAGGATTCCAGTAGGTCTGATCGGTGCCGAGTTACGATGCGCTCAATGCGAGTCAGTTCGCGCGTGGAAAAACCGAATGCTTCTGCGAGCCTGACCGGGGCAAGCCAATATTTCGCCACGCATCCGGCCTTCTCGACGTGAACATGAGGCGCTTCACGCGTTTCTCGACTGTAGAAATATAAGCGAAATCCGGCGGCGCGAAGTACCGTTGGACTCACGAGCTCTCCTTGACGTTGCGTCGCCGCAACGTAGGAGAACTCGCTTACACCGCATCGCCAAAGCTACTCGCGTCGTGTCAATCCAACGCGAGGGTCGGTACTACGCCGCCCCACCCAACCGCTTCGCCAACGCCGTCGCCGCCCGCGACGCTATTCCATAGATCGACAACTGCGGATTCGCCCCAATGCTCGTGGGGAACAACGATCCGTCGATCACCGTCACATTCTCGGCGTGATGCATGCCGCCCAATGAATTCGTGACACCACGCGACTCTTCGCCCGACATCGCGCATCCGCCCATCACGTGCGCACTCACCACTTTAGCATGCGGCGCGCGCATATCGAGCGCCATGATCTGCTGCTTAGCGGCCGCGAGCGTGCGCGCGGCGACGCCCTTCTCGTGGAACGGTGCAACTAGCGACGCACCGGCCGCGAACTGAATCTCCGCCATGATCGCCATCGACCGCCGAAGCCCTTCCATAACGTATTTGCTCAAGGGGTAGTCGAGCACCGGCGACCCGTCCTCGCGCAGCTGAACCTCTCCACCGACGCTCTCCTCGTGAAAACCGTCGCGCGCGAGCGCCAGCAAGACATGCGCATAGCGTAGTCGCTTCAT is part of the Gemmatimonadota bacterium genome and encodes:
- a CDS encoding DUF4160 domain-containing protein; the protein is MSPTVLRAAGFRLYFYSRETREAPHVHVEKAGCVAKYWLAPVRLAEAFGFSTRELTRIERIVTRHRSDLLESWHAYFKTHNER
- a CDS encoding RidA family protein, which translates into the protein MHTKTSRSSVLVAFGAALLLTGCALAPAPQTAGTPAPAKQVINPPGISPLVPAYSVAVRAGDFVFVSGMTGIKPGTQDIIDGGVAVQTRQTMENIRTSLTAAGATLDDVVECTVFLKDMADYAAMNGVYTQFFRVDPPARATLAVTALPRPAALVEIKCSARVRRGG